Proteins encoded together in one Candidatus Sulfotelmatobacter sp. window:
- a CDS encoding class I SAM-dependent methyltransferase translates to MSRPDLFGDRADDYARVRPAYPEALFDHLERLVERRERAWDCGAGSGQASLSLARRFREVLATDSSVRQLARSSFARGLHRVAAAAEAAPFRDRCMDLVTVSAAIHWFDRPRFYSEVRRVARPGAILAVWSYYASRIAPAVDQLVIRFANEVVGDFWPPGFEVNRQEYRDLDFPFERLPWPRLEAEGRMQLGDLLDYMRTWSASQAWVKRRGGDPVEIVRADLARAWGDPGLERAVRWPLHGAIGLVS, encoded by the coding sequence ATGAGCCGACCCGACCTGTTTGGCGATCGCGCCGACGACTACGCGCGCGTCCGGCCCGCATACCCCGAGGCGCTGTTCGATCACCTCGAGCGGCTGGTCGAGCGGCGCGAGCGCGCCTGGGACTGCGGCGCGGGAAGTGGCCAGGCCTCGCTCAGCCTGGCTCGCCGGTTCCGCGAAGTGCTGGCCACCGATTCGAGCGTGCGCCAGCTGGCGCGCTCGAGCTTCGCGCGCGGCCTGCATCGGGTGGCCGCGGCCGCCGAGGCGGCACCGTTTCGCGATCGCTGCATGGATCTGGTCACCGTGTCGGCGGCGATCCACTGGTTCGATCGCCCGCGCTTCTATTCCGAAGTGCGGCGCGTCGCACGCCCGGGCGCGATTCTCGCCGTCTGGTCGTACTATGCCTCGCGAATCGCGCCGGCGGTGGACCAACTCGTGATCCGATTCGCGAACGAAGTGGTCGGCGACTTCTGGCCGCCGGGATTCGAGGTCAATCGCCAGGAATACCGCGATCTCGATTTTCCCTTCGAGCGACTGCCGTGGCCGCGCCTCGAAGCGGAGGGGCGCATGCAACTCGGAGATCTGCTCGACTACATGCGCACCTGGTCGGCAAGCCAGGCCTGGGTGAAGCGTCGCGGTGGCGATCCGGTCGAGATCGTCCGTGCCGATCTTGCACGCGCGTGGGGCGATCCCGGCCTCGAGCGAGCCGTCCGCTGGCCGCTCCACGGCGCGATCGGCCTCGTGAGCTGA